One Palaemon carinicauda isolate YSFRI2023 chromosome 4, ASM3689809v2, whole genome shotgun sequence DNA segment encodes these proteins:
- the LOC137639267 gene encoding uncharacterized protein — protein MVLMVVVSANYEFILCDFGANGRISDGGVIENTKFGEKLANNTLNIQHPVIIRSSYRTLPFVFVGDYAFAMRTNFLRPFSYTTGKKEEQVFNYRWSCTICFVESTFEILASNFRIFHSPIILDAVSVFKACCMLHNFLLAETQLKE, from the coding sequence ATGGTTCTCATGGTAGTTGTTAGCGcaaattatgaatttatattatgtGACTTTGGCGCTAATGGGAGAATTTCGGACGGTGGTGTTATTGAGAACACAAAGTTTGGGGAGAAGTTGGCCAATAACACACTGAATATACAACATCCCGTAATAATTAGATCCTCTTATAGAACCTTGCCTTTTGTATTCGTGGGTGATTACGCATTTGCAATGAGAACAAATTTTCTGAGGCCATTTAGTTACACAACAGGAAAGAAGGAGGAACAAGTATTCAATTACAGATGGTCTTGTACCATTTGCTTTGTGGAGAGTACGTTCGAAATATTAGCTTCTAATTTCCGCATATTCCATTCCCCCATAATTCTCGATGCAGTTTCTGTGTTCAAGGCTTGCTGTATGTTGCACAATTTTCTTTTAGCTGAGACCCAgctaaaagaataa